One Geminocystis sp. M7585_C2015_104 DNA window includes the following coding sequences:
- a CDS encoding trypsin-like peptidase domain-containing protein, whose amino-acid sequence MLLSVALFSFNRFLFNRFLTKEIQKKRPPDVVLSEGEIRYIAEKTTVRIFSSLGGDSGGSGVIIYRQEGNHYVITNRHVVEGENYPYKIAVYDGKVYSAEIVKKTTNSSGKNYYDLALLKFASQDKYPTIKFSENPPRENDFVFASGFPFQQNLKQSIQISYTKGKLAKILDKPLMGGYQLGYTNLIHTGMSGGAILNNKGELIGINGLGKFPPLGNPYVYADGKQVDEKEIKNFSQLSWGIPVTTIRQFLNSNQSKN is encoded by the coding sequence ATGCTTTTGTCCGTAGCATTATTCTCCTTTAATAGATTTTTGTTCAACCGTTTTCTCACCAAGGAAATTCAAAAAAAACGCCCTCCAGATGTTGTTTTATCCGAGGGGGAGATAAGATACATTGCGGAAAAAACCACCGTGAGGATTTTCTCATCCTTGGGAGGGGACAGTGGAGGTTCAGGGGTTATAATTTATCGTCAGGAGGGTAACCATTATGTTATCACTAACCGTCATGTAGTGGAAGGGGAGAATTATCCTTATAAAATTGCCGTGTATGACGGGAAGGTTTATAGCGCGGAAATTGTAAAAAAAACAACTAATTCCTCGGGTAAAAATTACTACGACTTAGCCTTGCTGAAATTTGCTTCCCAAGACAAATACCCCACCATCAAGTTTAGTGAAAATCCTCCAAGGGAAAATGATTTCGTGTTTGCCAGTGGCTTTCCTTTTCAACAAAATTTAAAACAGTCAATCCAAATTAGTTACACCAAAGGGAAATTGGCTAAAATCTTAGACAAGCCCCTAATGGGAGGCTATCAGTTGGGATATACCAATTTAATCCACACTGGTATGAGTGGCGGTGCTATACTAAACAACAAGGGGGAATTAATTGGTATCAATGGCTTGGGCAAATTCCCTCCGCTGGGTAATCCTTATGTTTATGCGGATGGCAAACAGGTGGATGAGAAGGAAATAAAAAACTTTAGCCAGTTGAGTTGGGGAATACCCGTCACCACCATTCGACAATTTTTAAATTCAAATCAGTCAAAAAACTGA
- a CDS encoding FHA domain-containing protein, which translates to MPPKADKLQQTIDTVKTLFHRQLSEYPELGDILVKINRIETLLQSKKLTVQIVAREEKLSQAGFDLLTQIPEFKQSCNIKYDLFPEIPVASEAKNQSVVKLKLVKILQDNIIVDREYSLREDNVYVMGRNPQLNLFLDGGVYKGVSWQHAAVRMTVDDGKKKWLVEDLNSRNGVFVNGERISGSVILEDKDIITLAYPSYKEGIACWYFQEEIVTPATNESHPYYDVIDCDILLMAADYKDYQSEKIVSFLKTINDEKISKHFLLLDLNINQEEKQLEATISQWETWLESLNLPYKIEFYPLALSFYCQEDFSSASVSKSMQRRYDKFIKAFSSIFKRQPENLLAKRLSVELASLILPLEKILQEEYEDLRQKIVNLQNEKQSLAGKNWKELIRNAMAEVKEDKEKFFKQVKSDLSQAKAAVLDSFSKKSIVGKIQNFVDNLKPVVFKKEGQPHVKLAIDSNDVASDVNEIIIKFIVDNLENWALNEWKKVLHFYGNGGLIGLLNRCYDYINFIPDLFPDCPFNQPADLDIKGNFLVSFMTIESEVRHKQDSLPAFVMKSIRSNLMQIMMMATLLFAILGLRVGKNEMFAQISSVLKRFPILLGLAVFAIIFFLVNSYNQDNNLKLEEAAEKLRKEVSSYYQSLSKNLVEKIIQDMNIALEYEASRLDNSLEVIGEVYEEYLKEVERKQVVIQANLDVLKEKEKTLAKEITEVKKLIALSG; encoded by the coding sequence ATGCCTCCAAAAGCAGACAAGTTACAACAAACTATTGATACTGTCAAGACTCTTTTCCATCGTCAACTATCTGAGTATCCCGAGTTGGGGGATATTCTTGTTAAAATCAACAGAATAGAAACTCTCCTCCAGTCTAAAAAATTGACAGTACAAATAGTAGCCCGGGAGGAAAAACTAAGTCAAGCCGGATTTGATTTACTCACACAAATACCGGAATTTAAGCAATCCTGTAACATAAAGTATGACTTATTCCCAGAAATTCCCGTAGCCAGTGAAGCTAAAAACCAGTCTGTTGTCAAATTGAAGTTGGTTAAAATTCTCCAAGACAATATAATAGTCGACCGGGAATATAGCCTCAGGGAAGATAATGTTTATGTGATGGGGAGAAACCCACAACTGAATTTGTTTCTAGATGGGGGTGTTTACAAGGGGGTTTCTTGGCAACATGCGGCAGTTAGGATGACAGTTGACGACGGGAAGAAAAAGTGGCTTGTTGAGGATTTAAACAGTCGCAATGGGGTGTTTGTCAATGGGGAAAGAATAAGTGGTAGCGTTATCCTAGAAGATAAGGACATAATTACCCTGGCTTATCCTTCTTACAAAGAGGGAATTGCCTGTTGGTATTTTCAAGAGGAGATTGTCACTCCTGCCACAAACGAAAGTCATCCCTATTATGATGTAATTGACTGTGACATTTTGTTAATGGCTGCCGATTACAAAGACTATCAATCGGAGAAAATAGTATCATTTCTCAAGACTATTAACGACGAAAAAATTTCTAAACACTTCCTGCTGCTGGATTTGAATATTAACCAAGAGGAAAAACAATTAGAAGCCACCATTAGCCAGTGGGAGACATGGTTAGAGTCTCTTAATCTGCCATACAAAATCGAATTTTACCCCCTTGCCTTGAGTTTCTACTGTCAAGAGGATTTTTCCTCAGCCTCTGTCTCCAAGTCGATGCAGAGGAGATATGACAAATTTATCAAGGCTTTTAGCAGTATTTTTAAACGACAACCGGAGAATCTTCTGGCCAAACGGCTGAGTGTTGAATTGGCTTCTTTGATTTTACCTCTAGAGAAGATTTTACAGGAGGAATACGAGGATTTAAGACAAAAAATTGTCAATCTTCAGAATGAAAAACAAAGCCTGGCGGGGAAAAACTGGAAAGAATTAATCAGAAATGCCATGGCGGAAGTTAAGGAGGATAAGGAAAAATTTTTCAAGCAGGTTAAGTCGGATTTAAGCCAGGCAAAGGCTGCTGTACTGGACAGTTTTAGCAAAAAAAGCATTGTGGGTAAAATCCAGAATTTTGTGGATAATTTGAAGCCAGTTGTCTTTAAAAAGGAAGGCCAGCCTCACGTTAAATTAGCCATTGACTCCAATGACGTTGCCAGCGACGTGAATGAGATTATTATAAAGTTTATTGTTGACAACCTAGAAAACTGGGCTTTAAATGAGTGGAAAAAAGTGTTACATTTCTACGGTAATGGGGGGTTGATTGGGCTGTTAAATCGCTGTTATGATTATATAAATTTTATTCCTGACTTGTTTCCGGATTGTCCTTTCAACCAACCGGCAGATTTAGACATTAAAGGCAATTTTTTGGTGTCTTTTATGACTATCGAGAGTGAAGTGCGTCACAAACAAGATTCCTTGCCGGCTTTTGTCATGAAATCCATTCGCTCAAATTTGATGCAGATTATGATGATGGCCACCTTACTATTTGCTATCTTGGGTCTAAGAGTGGGCAAAAACGAGATGTTTGCCCAAATTTCTTCTGTGCTTAAACGCTTTCCCATTTTGTTAGGTTTAGCAGTTTTTGCTATCATATTTTTCCTTGTAAATTCCTACAATCAGGACAATAATTTAAAGTTGGAGGAGGCGGCAGAAAAGTTGCGAAAAGAAGTGAGCAGTTACTATCAATCTCTGAGTAAAAACCTGGTGGAGAAGATTATTCAAGACATGAACATTGCCCTAGAATATGAAGCGAGCAGACTGGATAACTCCTTAGAAGTTATAGGAGAGGTTTATGAAGAATACCTGAAAGAGGTGGAGAGAAAGCAGGTGGTGATTCAAGCCAATTTGGATGTGTTGAAAGAGAAGGAAAAAACTCTGGCAAAAGAGATTACTGAGGTGAAAAAACTAATTGCCCTATCTGGATAG